From a single Bacillus pseudomycoides DSM 12442 genomic region:
- a CDS encoding NETI motif-containing protein — MTKQPNKKKFEVQENESITDCLARMEREGYAPSRRMEEPIFHEVKKDGQTVVEPCGRKIVFEGKLK, encoded by the coding sequence ATGACAAAACAACCTAATAAGAAAAAATTTGAAGTACAAGAGAACGAAAGCATTACAGATTGTTTAGCACGTATGGAACGTGAAGGATATGCACCTTCGCGCCGCATGGAAGAGCCGATCTTTCATGAAGTGAAGAAAGATGGACAAACAGTTGTAGAACCGTGCGGAAGAAAAATTGTTTTTGAAGGAAAGTTGAAATAA